From the genome of Labrus mixtus chromosome 17, fLabMix1.1, whole genome shotgun sequence:
TGCAGGTAAGTTTAAATGCATTATCGGCAAAGCTTTAGAGACGACAGACAACTCTGCAGGTATTGAGATGGAAAAATCgatctttgttattttagctctCTAGGCCAACACAGTGGATTTAAATGGAACAATTTCTATTCAATTTGAacggcaggtttttttttaccttgaatTTGAGGGGAAGAAATATGTAAGAAGCAGACATTTATACTTGTAGCCACAGCTTGTCTTTCAGCATTCAGCTGTTCCTAGGAAAGCTGTGTTACACAATAAAACAGCAATTAATAATGCAGCCGATATCGCTGTTGATACCCTTAAATTAAATCTGAAATCTGAACTGAAAAATGTGTTCTGGTGTGTAGAGAATGTGTGACTTCTCCCAAGGTTAAAACTGACTGTTGCTAGTTTTGCTAACTTTCCATTTTTCCTTTTGGCATGCGTAAAACTAAACTGTCCCgacacttgttttgttttcttctacaGGCCGGGTCCTGACTCAGACTTCTCCTGTGCTGCCCACCAGGACCATCACTCTAACGGAGTCCCACAACACGAGTATTCAAAGTATCGCAGGCAAAAAGATCGCCATTTCACCCCTCAAGACTCCCAGCAAGGTAAACTCTACACCTTACTCCTCGTTTACCAAATAGAGGAAACATTTATTGTCATGGCCTTTCTATGCCATGAGACTGTTTCTATGCCATTTGACGTTATACTAACCCTTAGTGACGCCGAGTATAAATGCAGCTTTAGTTTAAAGTtaagtttcacttttgtttttgagtaAATGAGCACATGCCAGTGCTGCAGTTGTTTCTCATTGTATGTATACTGGAAGGACTTTTCGGTTTTTTGGAGCTATCGAAGACCATATCTGTAAGTGTTATGCTGTTTTGTGAATATTAAACAATTTGTTTGTTTAGCTGCTGTTTAGCATGGATAATGTGCAGAATTAATTAGGTTTTCATGTACATTTAAGAGTAagatatacagtacattttaCATATGTTGTTTGATTACATCTATGTATTTCTACTTACCTTAGTTTTTGTGATTGTAATTTAGTTTGACAATAAGACAATCTATGTTCAAGAGCTTGTATTCATTAATACTTCTGTAACTATTTGTGTTGCAGTTTCACAGTCAATTCATGTCACTCAGTAAACTTAAGGACAATGCAACTTTTTGGTCTGAGAGTCTTCTCTGAGCATATTTGATTGTTTGGCTAGCTGGATAAACTGCTCCAAGCACAAAGAGGGAGGCCAGTATGTTTAAACTTATGTAACTGTTGTGTATCGCACTTCAGAATTCAATACTGCTGCTCAGTATGAGTGGTGCTAAAGTTTGAGGTGATGTTACAAAGGATAGCACAGGTGTCTTAGATAACCCTAACGATGTTCCACTTAATCCTGTGTCAGTGTCACACCTGTGTTGGAAAACTTCACTAGGCACAGTGAGGAGAAGTACATCCAGCAGGCCGTATTCCctcagtgttttctttcattcataGCAGCATATTCTGCTTTAAATcctgtttctttctgcttcacTACACCCCTACTAATTGTGATCATTCAGGAGTTTTATGGGTTTTGAACTGATCGTGCTGCACTCTCCGTGTTTGTCTCGCTACCAGGTGACTGTGGTGTCCGTGGCGTCCCCGACCTCCAACACCTCCGGGAAGTCCGTGACTCTTCCTGTTAATGTAGCACTCGGCCAGCAGATCCTCGCAGTCCAACAGTCCACGTCTGCATCTCCAGTCAAGGTGGCCACCAGTCAGGCCACGTCACAGGTATGATGATGGTACAAAGCTTGGTTCTGTTTCTGGTTGGCGTGAGAGCGTCTGCTCTgcagtttaaacacagacaacagGTTTGATGCTGGTggtttaaatggtaaatggacttgagctttttttAGCGagcgtttttctagtcttctggctATTCAAAAGCGCTTTTACAACGCAGGTCAGTTTAGCGGACAGCTTCTCCTGCAGcgctaaaaatatatatttatttttttacatccttATTAGCTGTCAAAGTTGCTAGCCTTTTTAGTATGTGTCAAATGTAACCCTTAACATGCAGTTTGTCACAAAATAAGTTTGTTTTAGTGTGACTGTAGTAGCACaattagggcgcggtcacactggccatctgtgcCGTGCCCAACCACGCTTCAACCCTGAAGTCCAGTTCGTGTGGCTGCTCCGTGCCgcgctcaggcacggtacacttccttggctttggcacacttcggagatctctctctctctctctctctctctctctctctctcgtccgcctgtttgtcaactgagcacgcttcataataacataaagcatgcatgcgttgtattaagacgttatgtacaagaggtaattgTGCTTAAGCACGGATAGACCTGTGTAGCGTGACCGGCCAGGGTGGAAATAGCGCAGCgtggggccaatcgtgcttgagtacggcacggtacagatggccagtgtgaccgcgcccaaCACCTTTTTTAACCTTGATGATGTGTGGGAGGAAAAGACGACTAATATGAAAGTATGGATGAGTTTGTCAGCTTATTTAgttggaaaaaaatcaaataggaGCAGCAGATTATCCCAACTGGAAGGTAGATCAATATGACATGAATCAAAGTATCTTCGGCTGTTGTTTCTGTACATTCAATGAATGTTTCAGCTAGTTGAGGTTAGAGGAGCCCTCATgtcatttgtactttttgtctgtttaattTAGTCTGAaaggtcaaaataaaatacaagatcCTCTCTCCCAGTGTGTCCAGCTGGTAGCACAATAAAGCAGGGCTCTTCCCAACACTGACCGTTGTCTGTCTGCTGCTTTGTGTGCATCACCACTGATCTCACTCAGTTGAATCAACATGTAAAAAGAAGCTTTATTACTTCCAATTTTGTTTAGATAAGATAGGAAGATATGCAAACTGGAATAACCTTTGTACTGTGTTAAGGACTTACCTTGTTAGGCCTGTAATAAAtcaacaggacagtggatgatagagtaggaaatcgggTAGAGAAAGAAGAATGACATGTGACGAACGGCCGAGGATCTGAGTCAAATCTGGGTCATGAAAGGTCAATATCCTCTTTACATCGGTGCGGGACTATCCACTaggccagtggttctcaaacagAATTTCTCCCTCCTCAAGTTTGAACTATAATGATCTTTTCTTTCCTGTTGTGTCCCGACCGATCCAGAACATGAAACCGGTCCAGTCTGTGGCTGTGGGAGGAGTAAGCGGCGCCCAGTTCAAGACCATCATCCCTCTAGCCACCCAGCCCAACGTGCAACAGATTCAGGTTCCAGGTAGCAGATTCCACTACGTCCGCCTCGTCACCGCGACCACAGCGAGCAGCACGGGACAGCCCAGCGGCCCCAGCACCAGCTCTATACAGACAGGTACACAAAACCTCTTGATAGAGCATTTTGGCTCAGATCAAgcgtagtatctgttcttatcagttcaACATCTGATAACTCCCCTACACAGGGACCGGTCTTCTTTCACATGGTcccatggtgtaatggttagcactctggactttgaatccagcgatccgagttcaaatctcggtgggacctcgtttttttttttttctttttaatttcatgagAGTTTGACTTTGTTGTGTCAACACGAAGCGATTCAAAACTCTTTATGTGAAGAAAATATTTGCTTAGCCGGAATTATTCgtttctctttcctctgttCAGCGTGTGACGACTTGTACTCACACGTGGCTTATGCAAACATGACTGTATTTAAGTATGTATTTTGGCATTACACATTAcagtactgtaaaaaaaaaaaaaagatttctactttCTACTTATTTTTCTTGTACAAAGGGCAGGTTTATAAGTTTTTCTCCCGCTCTgtggagcatatgtgaacagccaggtcaggagaatatcaagagcagtcctcctgtaattatctagatattttcaggagtgtacaTGTGAAAAAGGCTTGAagttaaaattctggtatcactTGTTAGCTCTTCTGTGGTAACACGTGATTCTTCATGTCCCACAGCTAAACCGATGGTGGTGAGCACAGGAGCCGTCAGGATGTCTGTCCCCATCGTTCCAGCACAGACCATGAAACAGGTGACACGTCTatgaatgttgtttgtttgcattcatGCGGCGCTCTCTGTGACTCGCTCATTAACGGAACACATTCCCCTCTAGGTGGCCCCTAAGCCCCTGACGTCAGCATCAGTCGTCACCACCACTCAGACCCAGCAGCGCCTCATCATGCCTGCGACTCCTCTGCCCCAAATTCAGCCCAACTTCACCAACCTCCCGCCTGGCACCGTTCTCGCTCCGGCTCCAGGAGGCGGGAACATGGGCTACGCAGTCGTGCCAGCACAGTACGTCACACAGGTTAGAGATGCtttggtttttctttctttttatttactgcTTTTTTAGAAATAAGTCATCAAGTACTGCTATCCAtttttgaaacaacattttctgcCTTTCCTACAGATCCAGCAGTCTCCATTTGTGACTCTCGCTAGCGGTTCTGGTTTTGCAGCGAACACAGGAGTTCAGACTCAGGCCAAGCTGCCGCTCAACGGGTGAGAATCAGTTCTCATTCTATGGGGGGGAAAGAGAAACTAAACTGTGTACAATCACCACTTAAGATCGGTTAGCTAGTAGACAATCTGCTCCCACTTTTCCAAGCTTGCATTATTTTTAGTAGCGTCTGTATGCTCTTCAGATgatcagagagtgagagagatgtcCTCTTTACATTCATCCCCAGATACAAAGATTGAGGAGTAATGTCAGATTTGAATTAATAAATGAAGAATGCAGAAACTTTTTCACAATTCTAATGGATTCCCTTAATGTCCTTTTATATTACTCTTCctctaaaatgtattatttgatGTCTTTCAGCTTGTCGACGGCAGACTCAACCTCCAGACAGAGGAAACCGTGCAACTGCACCAAGTCACAGTGTCTCAAACTGtaagttcagtttttttaatcattgtatttatttgtccAAACCCTGACCTGATCAATACGTTGAATTTGTAACTGAAATACAAACTAAGAGAGATTGTTTTTTGCACACTTGGGTTGAAGTTGATACTCTCAGTGTTATTCATTCAGTTTTATGAAGCAGAGCTCTTGTTTGTCCTCTCCTAGATACTGCGACTGCTTTGCAAACGGAGAATTCTGCAGTAACTGTAACTGCAACAACTGCTTCAATAACCTGGAACATGAAACGGAGCGTCTCAAAGCTATAAAGGTGAGCTGGAGTTTTAAAGTGGCTAAGCTGCCGTTATCTGTGAGTCCGATAACTCGAagttaaaattgtgttttatttgattctaCAGACATGTCTGGATCGAAATCCAGAGGCCTTCAAACCCAAAATAGGTAAAGGTAAAGAGGGCGAGTCGGACCGCCGACACAGCAAAGGCTGCAACTGCAAACGGTCGGGCTGCCTGAAGAACTACTGCGAGTGCTACGAGGTCAGACTCCCTTTACTGCATTGTTTTTGACTGATTTAACCCTTCATACTTACAATTAACACTTTGTATGTCCTACTTCTTTTTCAATCTTAAAGGCGAAGATCATGTGCTCGTCGATCTGCAAATGCATCGGCTGTAAAAACTTTGAGGAGAGCCCGGAGAGGAAGACTCTGATGCACCTGGCTGACGCAGCAGAAGTGAGGGTGCAGCAGCAGACGGCGGCCAAGACCAAACTGTCGTCGCAGATCTCAGACCTGCTCATGAGGACCACACCGGTTATTTCAAGTGGAAGCGGGAGGTACTGAAGCACTTTTCTCCTGAGCCAGAAAAATCTTTATTCTAACAGATTTATGATGATCAAAAGTTTGCTCCTCAAACTGAACGGTTTGATTTGACACACTGATCACTGCAGGTCAGAACATTAATAAGACCAAGAAATCAAAGCCCAAAGAAAGTAAACCAAGCGAATAACAACACAGACCTGTGGTGGGGAATCGCAGGGTAAGTCATGATACTGACTGAGGCCCATGATATTGATAATATCATGTCGGGGAAGTTGTGGAGAGCCCATGAGTAATCAAAGCATGCAGGACCGGCGTACAGCTTGAAATTGTCATTTGTACTGTACATGCAGCTGTCAACTGTCTTTTCTGCTCGCcagtatgttttgtttttttgatactgtgaatacggCCAATTACACAGCATTGAtacaaaggggggaaaaaacggTCATAGTTTCAGAATCTGTCGCTTTGATGTCCACAGCAtcttttcaggagtgcatgtgtgaaccagctacactgttttattttattttcaaatacaaATGTCCACAACCCTTTTTTGATATCCATTCCTGGTAACTGctggaaaacatcaaacaacaaaacttCCTCTGAGTGGGATAAACAATCCCCTAATGAATGTGTCTTTTTCAGTAACGTCTTGTTTCCCCTCTCCGCTTCAGGCTGCCGTACACGTTTGTCACAAAGGAGGTGCTCGAAGCGACGTGCGAGTGTCTCCTGGAGCAGGCCAAGAAGGCCGAACAGACTCATCAGCATCAGGCGGAGGCGGAGCGGATGATCCTGGAGGAGTTCGGACACTGCCTCATGAGGATCATCAACTCGGCAGGGAAAGCCAAAGCAGACTGTGCCTCCATCAACTGTTAGGCCGAGCAGTTCTCTGGCTCTCCCTCGCCCCTCGAACCTAACCCGCCTCAgctgtttggggggggggcggggccgAGAGACATGGATTACTTTACATCCTCTTGTCTCGGATTcccttcccccctccctcccaagGTGTCTCTCCTGCAGGGGAACAGGTTGTGTCCCTCGTCAAAAGGCAGAACAATGGGTTAAAAGTAGATTCAGCCGCCTTTGACAGCTggaataacacacacagagcagccgCTTGTGCTGTTCACGTCTCATAAACTGAAGGACAAATGGACAGAGAAGACGGACTCTGATGGACCTTTTGTCCCCTTCTGTCCACACATGGGATTCTCGGAAAGAAGAACAGGAACATAAACTTTTTCTCTTAATTTCCCTTCAAGgctgttttctcctccttctgttCTTCCATTtgattctcttttcttttattctttcccTTTTATTTGAGTCTTTCTGGGAAGAAGATCCCCgtatgtttttatgtaatgGGTATATTTGTGCTTACAGTAGACAAACAAGAACATGTTAtcttttgatatttattttgacaAGTATTTGAAATCATTGTAAGCGCTAATACCGTGTGGCTTATAGTGCTGCAAATTGTTTATGAAGTATTAATTAACAAAGCCTAGGCTAAattgtttgaatgaaaatgagTAGAGGCAATCTTTAGGTTCGACCCTAAAATCAATTTGAACATATTATCCATTCTGCACACTCAGAATAGATTAAATACAGCGAGATATTTCCTCTGATGCTGATTTCTGTGTAATATTCACATGCTTCCtatacattaaaacacactgaatgggaaaaccATTAAGACTTGTTCAATGATGTTTCATCCGAGGCTGGTTTGATGTCACAATGGGGAGttatgagaggaaaaaaataaagtaaaggtcgttttttgtagctgaaaagATAAGGAGTAATTCATATAAATCAAAGATAAATGGCTGAAATATCTGTGTTGGATTGTACAAGTCAGAGGACATTTTGCACAGCCCAGgcagcaggtggcggtagtgCACAGACATGAAaatacacagaagaagaagaaaacttcagGGCGTGGGTGGAGAAAGGTACTGTGGAGGTTCAGCATTACGATAGACTGTCTGGGGAATGGGGATTTGTAATTTAGAATAAGAAAAGGGTAATTTAGGCATTGAGTGTTACATTTAGTGTATTTAGATCCTGTAGTTGATATGGAAAGTTAGATA
Proteins encoded in this window:
- the lin54 gene encoding protein lin-54 homolog, with the protein product MDVVSPELNSLLPDEIMDTEAIEDVPQSQPDSTTARPESSADTSVPMETDTPVAASENLSLCLDTSSTGHTQAVTTSLTTDSTFSITPVSQLPVSISSTSSPLFTLKPAMATSTATTKTTDSLTGTSVTTSGLQKLSAPFTISAANHQIILNKVASAQASEAAKAAGMQPQIIKQDGQKLLVTAIGKSGQPIVLQLPHTGGKPGVSLAAGDNKSAAPQYKVVTIGGRTELKPMMATAGNQLTTLQAQQLKAVQIAKKTPTSSAAPIKFIITKTVNSKGLNPQTSVSPVIAGRVLTQTSPVLPTRTITLTESHNTSIQSIAGKKIAISPLKTPSKVTVVSVASPTSNTSGKSVTLPVNVALGQQILAVQQSTSASPVKVATSQATSQNMKPVQSVAVGGVSGAQFKTIIPLATQPNVQQIQVPGSRFHYVRLVTATTASSTGQPSGPSTSSIQTAKPMVVSTGAVRMSVPIVPAQTMKQVAPKPLTSASVVTTTQTQQRLIMPATPLPQIQPNFTNLPPGTVLAPAPGGGNMGYAVVPAQYVTQIQQSPFVTLASGSGFAANTGVQTQAKLPLNGLSTADSTSRQRKPCNCTKSQCLKLYCDCFANGEFCSNCNCNNCFNNLEHETERLKAIKTCLDRNPEAFKPKIGKGKEGESDRRHSKGCNCKRSGCLKNYCECYEAKIMCSSICKCIGCKNFEESPERKTLMHLADAAEVRVQQQTAAKTKLSSQISDLLMRTTPVISSGSGRLPYTFVTKEVLEATCECLLEQAKKAEQTHQHQAEAERMILEEFGHCLMRIINSAGKAKADCASINC